The genomic region GTTTTGCACGATAGGGGGTGGGACTGACAGTGGGACTGGCGGTGGGGCGTGAGCCTGCGGGGTCGGGTGTGGGGTGCTGTGTGTTGGGGCTGGGGCCGGGTGGGTGCGCAGCCCGGCGTAGCGGGGTGCCGCTGCGCCCACTCATGCCGTCCTTTGCGGCACGATTGCCCGCATCTCAGCAGCTCAGCAGCTCAGCAGCTGATCAGCTAAGCGCGCGCCGGCAAGTAAGGGGCCGTCGACGGGAGGCTCAGGTCCGACGGGAGCAAGGAGCCGATCCAGGTGTCGCGGCGTACGCCCTTGTTGTTGGTCGCGGCGCGCAGCGTGCCTTCGATCGTGAAGCCGGCTCGTTCCGCCACCGCGCGGGAGGCGCGGTTGCCCACCTCGGCGCGCCATTCGACGCGGTCGATCGCGGCGTGGACGAAGGCCCAGCGGCAGGCCGTGAGGGCGGCCTCCGTGATGTAGCCGTTGGAGCGGTGCTGCTTGGCGGCCCAGAAGCCGATCTCGCCCACGCCCAGGGCACGCATGGTGATGCCGACCATGCCGGCGAGTTCTCCGGAGTGGAGGAAGACGCCGAAGGTGTACATGGATCCGTCCGCCCAGCCGTCGGGGACCAACTGTTCCGTGAAGGCCTCGGCGTTCTCGCGGAGGTACGGCGAGGGGATCGTGGTCCAGCGCTGGATGTCGGGATCCTGGCAGGCGTCGTACACCGCGTCGGTGTCCTGGGGGCCGACCGTGCGCAGCAGGAGGCGGTCCGTGGTGAGTGTGACGGGGTCCATCGGCCGATTGTGGGGGGCGGCCCT from Streptomyces chartreusis NRRL 3882 harbors:
- a CDS encoding GNAT family N-acetyltransferase, producing the protein MDPVTLTTDRLLLRTVGPQDTDAVYDACQDPDIQRWTTIPSPYLRENAEAFTEQLVPDGWADGSMYTFGVFLHSGELAGMVGITMRALGVGEIGFWAAKQHRSNGYITEAALTACRWAFVHAAIDRVEWRAEVGNRASRAVAERAGFTIEGTLRAATNNKGVRRDTWIGSLLPSDLSLPSTAPYLPARA